The uncultured Bacteroides sp. DNA segment AGGATTGAGACGTGGCAAAGGTAATAAATTATTTTATATAAATAAATAAATTTGTTTTTTTTGTTCGTAAAACCACTTTTTTGGCTAAATAAAACATTATTTAGATCATTTTTTTACTTATACAGGGGTCGTTAGAACATAATAAAAGTAATCTAATTAGCTGAGAGTGACTACAATAATTCGCTTGGTGGCATTGTCTATTCGAAAACGATTATCTGTTCGTTCCCCGATGAGCCAGACTATTTTTTCGTCACTACAGAGCACCCATTGTTGTTCTTTCATAGCGATAGATAACTTTTTGTCAGTCAGGTAGTTACTTATTAGTTTCTTTCCAGCCATACCGAAAGGGACAAATGTGTCGCCTTGTTTCCATTTTCTTACGCTCAGAGGTTGTTTTAATTTATCAGCGTCGAAACATGCGATTTCCCGTTTGCGTGGTATTACAAAGTCGGGCGCGTATTCTTTTTCTTCGAAGGTGAGGGTGGGAGGAGTTATTTTGTCTTGATTGACAATTGGCTCAATCAATAAAAGTTCTCTATCCTTTATTACCCGCCATTCTTTACTAATAAATAGTTTGCCTGCTTGTCGCTTCAACGATTGAAACACATCCTCTGCTTGAGCCGAATTGAAACCCAGCGGAGCCAGAATCTCGTATAATAAAGTTTGTGGCGAAACTTCGTTGAGCAATTGATTAATGAGGATGCCCTCTTTTGTCACCACTCGTTCTTTGGCTTCATCAATGCTTTTGGAGTAAATCTTGGCAACCTCGCTCAGGTGGTTGCTTGTTCGGGCTAGGCTCTCTTTGATGGAAGGATTAATGTCTTGCATCAATGGAATCAGCGTCAAACGAATTTTGTTGCGAGTATATTCATCTTGCAGATTGGTGCTGTCTGTTACATAGGATTGTTCGATCTGCTTCAGATAGGTAATGATCTCATTGCGATTGACGCACAACAACGGGCGTACAATGTCGCCGTTTTTAGGGCGGATGCCCAATAGTCCGTTGATTCCGGTGCCCCGAATTAGATTAAGTAGCATGGTTTCCACACTGTCGTCCTGATGGTGGGCCACAGCGATCACGTCGCAATGGTTTTGTTCTTTCACTTCACTAAACCAATTGTACCGGAGTTCGCGTGCAGCCATTTCGATGGAAATACGTTTTTCTCCTGCATAAGCTTGCGTGTTGAAGTGAGTGATGTGTAGCTTTACAGCTAGTGATTGGCAGAGTTTCCGCACAAATACTTCGTCTCGGTCGGATTCCTCGCCACGAAGTTTGAAGTTACAATGAGCCGCTTCGCAAGTATAACCAAGTGACAACAGAATGCGTAGCAGTGCCACAGAATCGGCTCCGCCACTCAGTGCCACCAAAACTTTCTCTTGTTGCAAGAATAGTTTTTCTTTATCAATATACTGTGCTACTTGCTGCTGCATCATGTTGCAAAGATAACTTTTTTAGCGCTAATCAATCGTTGCTCGGATGAAAAACTGCAAAAGAAGCAATGTACTCGCTTGAGATCCTTTTTCTTCATGTGGCAAAACATCCCCATGTTTTATCAGACAACATCCCCATGTTGTGATTATGAACATGGGGGTGTTTTATGCCACAACATGGGGATGTTGTTATGGTTGATCTGCCTAATACCAGGGCTGACGCATTATATATTTTACTTAAAAGGTTTAATATATTCATTTTTTATTTACCATTTTTTATCTATAAAATAAGCTTATAATTGTTTATTATGTTGTTTTTAATTTGTATCTTTATAAATAAAAAGAGAGATAAACTAACGACAAAATGAGTATAATTAAGCTTTGTGAAAAAATAACAGACATGCGTGTCGACAGAAAAAGAGAGCATTCGGTAGAAGTGATTGTGTATATCGCTATGGCCGCAGTTATTTGCGGAGCAGAGAGTTGGTATGAAATAGAAGAATTCGGGCGCTCCCGGAAAGTTTTTTTCGCCGACCGTATACCGTCCTTGAACCGCATTCCCTCTCATGATACTTTCAACCGTTTCTTCAGCAGTCTTTCTCCTGAGTATTTTGAAGGTGTTTTTCGGTGCTGGATGTCAGAACTGTGCCACAAGTATGAAGGTGTAGTGGCTATTGACGGAAAGACTATCTGCGGTGCTAGTAAATGCAGCCGCTCCAACCCTGATGGAGAGAAAGGCTTCAAACTTCATATGGTCAGTGCCTGGGCGGCAGCAAACGGAATCACACTGGGTCAGGTTAAGGTTAGTCAAAAGAGCAATGAGATCACGGCAATCCCCGAACTTTTAAACGCATTGGATTTGGAAAATTGCATAGTGACCATTGATGCCATGGGATGCCAGACCGAGATAGCCAAAAAGATAATAGAAAGGAAAGCCGATTATGTGTTGAACGTGAAGGATAACCACAAGAATTTACACAAGAGCTTGGAATCATGGTTTGATGACATGGATGCAAAAAGGGTAGACGTGAATAAGGAATATTATGCGCGGCGGTATGCCAAGTTCAGGACAGAAGAGACAGGGCATGGTCGCAAGGAAATAAGAGAATGTTTTGTCTATAACAACCGTACAATGGGACTCATCTTTCCCCAATGGGTCGGCATAAAGTCTGTAGTC contains these protein-coding regions:
- the tilS gene encoding tRNA lysidine(34) synthetase TilS; the protein is MMQQQVAQYIDKEKLFLQQEKVLVALSGGADSVALLRILLSLGYTCEAAHCNFKLRGEESDRDEVFVRKLCQSLAVKLHITHFNTQAYAGEKRISIEMAARELRYNWFSEVKEQNHCDVIAVAHHQDDSVETMLLNLIRGTGINGLLGIRPKNGDIVRPLLCVNRNEIITYLKQIEQSYVTDSTNLQDEYTRNKIRLTLIPLMQDINPSIKESLARTSNHLSEVAKIYSKSIDEAKERVVTKEGILINQLLNEVSPQTLLYEILAPLGFNSAQAEDVFQSLKRQAGKLFISKEWRVIKDRELLLIEPIVNQDKITPPTLTFEEKEYAPDFVIPRKREIACFDADKLKQPLSVRKWKQGDTFVPFGMAGKKLISNYLTDKKLSIAMKEQQWVLCSDEKIVWLIGERTDNRFRIDNATKRIIVVTLS
- a CDS encoding ISAs1 family transposase — translated: MSIIKLCEKITDMRVDRKREHSVEVIVYIAMAAVICGAESWYEIEEFGRSRKVFFADRIPSLNRIPSHDTFNRFFSSLSPEYFEGVFRCWMSELCHKYEGVVAIDGKTICGASKCSRSNPDGEKGFKLHMVSAWAAANGITLGQVKVSQKSNEITAIPELLNALDLENCIVTIDAMGCQTEIAKKIIERKADYVLNVKDNHKNLHKSLESWFDDMDAKRVDVNKEYYARRYAKFRTEETGHGRKEIRECFVYNNRTMGLIFPQWVGIKSVVRVTSERTILKTGKTSVEKRYYITSLGLDAEKIAGAVRAHWSVENCLHWQLDVSFGEDMGRKTGNAAQNFSLMNKIALMLLKKSPRKGSIKGKRKAAGWDTQFLCELLLPQNF